The Larimichthys crocea isolate SSNF chromosome XI, L_crocea_2.0, whole genome shotgun sequence genome has a segment encoding these proteins:
- the lamp5 gene encoding lysosome-associated membrane glycoprotein 5, with the protein MAMGRLGFSTTKSARLLLLGVLALSVVLAEQEGENLSGLSNNPDKAIFAVRENGTTCLMVEFAVKFLVPYDVRALNGIDLITEQAAFTLPRGAEIEGKCGNTESEIQISWKNNAYTLRIYFSKEFRDKGTAVWKISKVQFVYDTSEKSHFINANNAGKHTASTHPLSALVTPAGRSFVCQAQQTLTLISSDHQKVITMSMYDIQIQPFDIASDFMFSEPYKCITDQRERLEETLPLILGFILALIIVITLTVYHFHLKLTATQPQLPRDRSMYKNM; encoded by the exons ATGGCGATGGGACGACTCGGGTTCAGCACCACGAAGAGCGCAAGACTTCTGCTGCTCG GTGTTCTGgcgctgtccgtggtgctggCTGAGCAGGAAGGGGAGAACCTGTCCGGTCTGTCCAACAACCCGGACAAAGCCATCTTCGCGGTCCGGGAGAACGGCACGACATGCCTGATGGTGGAGTTCGCCGTGAAATTCCTCGTGCCATATGACGTGCGCGCGCTCAACGGGATAGAC CTGATCACCGAGCAGGCGGCGTTCACCCTGCCCCGTGGTGCGGAAATCGAGGGGAAATGCGGGAACACGGAGTCCGAGATCCAAATCAGCTGGAAGAACAACGCCTACACTCTCCGCATCTACTTCTCTAAG gagtTTCGTGACAAGGGCACCGCTGTGTGGAAGATCAGTAAGGTCCAGTTCGTCTACGACACCTCGGAGAAATCGCATTTCATCAACGCGAACAACG ctgggAAGCACACAGCCAGCACCCACCCCCTGTCGGCCCTGGTGACCCCTGCCGGGCGCTCCTTTGTGTGCCAAGCCCAGCAGACTCTCACCCTCATCTCAAGCGACCACCAGAAGGTGATCACCATGTCCATGTATGACATCCAGATCCAACCCTTCGACATCGCCTCGGACTTCATGTTCAGCGAAC CCTACAAGTGCATCACCGACCAGCGGGAGCGCCTGGAGGAGACACTCCCCCTCATTCTGGGCTTCATTCTGGCCCTCATAATCGTCATCACGCTCACCGTCTACCACTTCCACCTGAAGCTGACAGCGACCCAGCCCCAGCTCCCCAGAGATCGCTCCATGTACAAGAACATGTAG
- the LOC113746864 gene encoding uncharacterized protein LOC113746864 — protein MLKAQGKSDGRTGTKILLEAMSKDKVHLARFVLDALDGEILDSKTEGAQTPLISSILLPDSQTRCKFVELLLQRGANVNCQDDNGRTALSYACEKGYLDAVKILVRNNADPEIVDAWGNTALMYAAVAGHSPVVEFLVRAFKRLGLQIDRQNKVGNSAVEVAKFLGHTECIVALTNNSRKCREAEGNVQPRLSLGGGDVKDQLEWKVGHLGTKLEVLQTCGQADCQLVQNSSRQPRTRMKPSRLPSMGSIEEFDRENDGSTPPPQELVFSGVLTPNPPPRISDHSPNSKHPKTGERLTASDDHLPPLIQRYEIQKSLFFSPRPKRNPPMTSALGILLTPILANKCDNERGTEKTKMSDFGTRRFHDSYYQKRCSLPTSILIPTPPERTLVPLRKSRTVRRREASPCKAEPLQFTTPAVATSTKTFSALSNKLLRRFTSPEFRKDVKELEEDPVLTSGRMPRSETFPQCIKHPQVGSKPSIDSISSVKCEFDFHFRTPNS, from the coding sequence ATGCTCAAGGCTCAGGGGAAATCCGATGGCCGAACAGGCACCAAGATCCTCCTGGAGGCGATGTCCAAAGATAAAGTCCACCTGGCCAGGTTCGTTCTGGACGCGCTGGATGGAGAGATATTGGACTCAAAAACAGAGGGCGCACAGACCCCCCTCATCTCTTCTATCCTGCTGCCCGACAGTCAGACTCGGTGTAAGTTTGTAGAGCttctgctgcagagaggagcCAATGTCAACTGTCAGGACGACAACGGCCGCACCGCGCTCAGTTACGCATGTGAGAAAGGCTACCTGGATGCTGTGAAGATCCTGGTCAGAAACAACGCAGACCCGGAGATCGTGGACGCATGGGGGAACACTGCGCTGATGTACGCCGCAGTAGCAGGACACTCGCCTGTAGTTGAGTTTTTGGTGAGGGCGTTCAAGAGGCTGGGTCTTCAGATAGACAGGCAGAATAAAGTTGGGAACTCTGCGGTTGAGGTGGCAAAGTTTCTCGGCCACACAGAGTGCATCGTTGCGCTCACTAACAACTCCAGGAAGTGCCGGGAGGCTGAGGGAAATGTGCAGCCGCGACTTAGTTTGGGAGGAGGGGATGTAAAGGACCAACTTGAGTGGAAAGTTGGACATTTAGGGACCAAACTTGAGGTCCTGCAAACGTGTGGCCAAGCAGATTGCCAGTTGGTCCAAAATAGCAGTCGACAACCGAGGACTCGGATGAAGCCGAGTCGGCTGCCATCGATGGGCTCCATAGAGGAGTTTGACAGAGAGAATGACGGCTCTACCCCGCCTCCACAGGAGCTGGTCTTCTCCGGAGTCCTAACCCCCAACCCTCCTCCGCGGATCTCCGACCATTCTCCCAACTCTAAGCACCCTAAAACCGGGGAAAGGCTGACAGCCTCTGATGATCACCTCCCCCCTCTCATACAAAGGTATGAGATtcaaaaatctttatttttctccccCCGGCCCAAAAGAAACCCCCCCATGACCTCTGCCCTGGGGATCTTACTGACTCCCATTCTGGCCAACAAATGTGACAATGAACGAGGGacggaaaaaacaaaaatgtcagacTTCGGTACGCGCAGATTCCACGACAGCTATTATCAGAAAAGATGTAGTCTGCCAACCAGCATCCTCATCCCCACACCTCCGGAACGCACTCTGGTGCCTTTGCGTAAATCCAGAACAGTGAGGAGGCGCGAAGCCTCTCCGTGCAAAGCTGAACCTCTTCAGTTTACCACACCAGCTGTCGCTACTTCAACCAAGACTTTCTCGGCGTTGAGCAACAAACTCCTGCGCCGATTTACCTCCCCGGAGTTTAGAAAGGACGTGAAAGAGTTAGAGGAGGATCCGGTGTTGACTTCGGGGCGGATGCCGCGATCAGAAACTTTTCCTCAGTGCATAAAACATCCCCAGGTGGGCAGTAAGCCCAGCATCGACAGCATCAGCTCCGTCAAGTGCGAGTTTGACTTTCATTTCAGAACGCCAAACTCTTAG